A stretch of Arachis hypogaea cultivar Tifrunner chromosome 15, arahy.Tifrunner.gnm2.J5K5, whole genome shotgun sequence DNA encodes these proteins:
- the LOC112748619 gene encoding uncharacterized protein: protein MHYGPTYRLEIENANWHEPLSVGLWQSFYLPVEIEHKAYWAVKECNSSLGGAGIKRKLQLVELECLRLEAYENSRLYNERMKAVHDKNIQGKEFRAGDLVLLYNSRLRLMLGKLRSRWEGPYRVEKAEPYGVYHLCHPSSFDVFKVNGHRLKLYHGRKIKSNKEIEVFLLEDAPKSNKN, encoded by the coding sequence atgcactatgggcctacCTACCGGTTGGAGATAGAAAATGCcaattggcatgagcccctttcggttggtctatggcaaagcttcTACCTACCGGTGGAGATAGAGCACAAGGCATATTGGGCCGTCAAGGAGTGCAATTCAAGTTTGGGAGGGGCCGGAATTAAGAGAAAGCTACAACTAGTGGAATTGGAATGTTTGAGGCTAGAAGCTTACGAGAACTCAAGACTTTACAACGAAAGGATGAAAGCCGTGCATGataagaatatacaaggaaaggaATTTAGAGCTGGTGACCTAGTCCTCCTCTACAATTCAAGATTGAGGTTGATGCTCGGAAAGCTAAggtctagatgggaaggaccttatCGAGTAGAAAAGGCGGAGCCGTACGGTGTCTATCATTTGTGCCATCCTTCAAGCTTCGACGTTTTCAAGGTTAATGGGCATAGGCTAAAGTTGTATCATGGTAGAAAGATAAAAAGCAACAAGGAGATAGaggtattccttttggaagatgcaCCTAAGAGCAACAAGAATTGA